A window of the Cystobacter ferrugineus genome harbors these coding sequences:
- the ptsP gene encoding phosphoenolpyruvate--protein phosphotransferase, protein MLMLTREDVQLGCHAADWKGALAQAAAALVDAGRVSAEYGEGLLAREAQSSTYLGKGIAIPHGTPESRRYVRSTGVRVLQFPEGVAWHDGSRVNLLVTIAAQSDEHLDILRQLTHVLDRDGVAEFLARATSPDEVISTLSRQPVTAKLDAQTLCLGLPVKDRWELALAAAARLRHAGCVDAGFVATLAGQPPVSLGQGLWLVVGTAGVRTPALALATPDKPLRDDAGDVTGVFCLAAQGDGHRALLERLDALLAHGESARLLGLSAEAILSRLAGESTQAQTARVRLLNAHGLHARPAQALVQVAREQTVPVRVRLLEGSGEAVSTTSLSKVLGLGARRGQTLVFSAEGEGAAQAVSALVEAVLGGLGEPVTPLSEALEQAPAPLAPRKEPVAAPPVDEPLTAVPAAPGIAIAPAYVLRSPEFRYAERAQDAARERSRLDKALHGARQQLSAMVQRTVGNEVAQIMSIHLEMLEDPALRDPALESIGEGASAEAGWWRAIDTAARAQESLADRLLAERAADLRDVGRRVLGLLCGVELPTPPEHPYILVAEDVGPSDVARLDTAQVRGLVTARGGATSHSAILARALGIAAVAGAGEAVLALVSGVELIVDGELGRVVAAPSPTRRERTERRIQEQETRRQAAHARRHEEARTQDGHRVEVAANLGSTAHAADAVERGAEGVGLLRTEFVFMAHPQEPDLATQIAEYSKAFDALAGRPLVARTLDVGGDKPLPYWPMPQEDNPFLGLRGIRLTLTRPEVLETQLRALLTAAGTRPVRIMFPMVKDLEEFRAGKALFDKVQAQVRAADVQLGVMIEVPSCALLAPTLAKEADFFSIGTNDLTQYTLAIDRGHPRLSAQSDALHPGVLQLIRMTVEAAHAEGRWVGVCGELGSDPQAIPVLVGLGVDELSVSSRRVPLVKARVRELTLSRARELARLALQQPTAAAVREALENA, encoded by the coding sequence ATGCTAATGCTGACACGAGAGGACGTCCAGCTCGGTTGTCACGCCGCGGACTGGAAGGGGGCCTTGGCTCAAGCAGCGGCGGCGCTGGTCGACGCGGGCCGGGTCTCGGCCGAGTACGGGGAGGGATTGCTCGCCCGGGAAGCCCAGTCCTCCACCTACCTCGGCAAGGGGATCGCCATTCCGCACGGCACGCCGGAGAGCCGCCGCTACGTCCGCTCCACGGGCGTGCGAGTGCTGCAATTTCCCGAGGGCGTGGCGTGGCATGACGGCTCGCGCGTCAACCTGCTGGTGACGATCGCCGCGCAGTCCGACGAGCACCTGGACATCCTGCGCCAGCTCACGCACGTGCTGGACCGCGACGGCGTGGCCGAGTTCCTGGCGCGCGCGACGAGCCCCGACGAGGTCATCTCCACGCTCTCGCGCCAGCCGGTGACGGCGAAGCTCGACGCCCAGACGCTGTGCCTGGGCCTGCCCGTGAAGGACAGGTGGGAGCTGGCGCTCGCCGCCGCGGCCCGGCTGCGCCACGCGGGCTGCGTGGACGCGGGCTTCGTCGCCACCCTCGCCGGGCAGCCTCCCGTGTCACTCGGCCAGGGACTGTGGCTCGTGGTGGGCACCGCGGGTGTGCGCACCCCCGCGCTCGCGCTGGCCACGCCGGACAAGCCCCTCCGGGATGACGCCGGGGACGTGACGGGCGTCTTCTGCCTCGCCGCCCAGGGCGACGGGCACCGCGCCCTGCTCGAGCGGCTCGATGCGCTGCTCGCCCACGGAGAGAGCGCGCGGCTGCTCGGGCTGTCCGCGGAGGCCATCCTGTCGCGGCTCGCGGGAGAATCCACCCAGGCCCAGACCGCCCGCGTCCGCCTGCTCAACGCGCATGGCCTGCACGCCCGGCCGGCCCAGGCGCTCGTCCAGGTGGCGAGGGAGCAGACGGTGCCCGTGCGCGTCCGCCTGCTGGAGGGCAGCGGTGAGGCGGTCTCCACGACGAGCCTGAGCAAGGTGCTCGGCCTGGGAGCACGCCGGGGCCAGACGCTCGTGTTCTCCGCCGAGGGCGAGGGTGCCGCCCAGGCGGTCTCCGCCCTGGTGGAAGCGGTGCTCGGCGGACTGGGCGAGCCGGTGACGCCCCTGAGCGAGGCGCTCGAGCAGGCTCCCGCCCCCCTCGCTCCCCGGAAGGAGCCCGTGGCCGCGCCTCCCGTGGATGAGCCCCTGACGGCCGTGCCCGCCGCGCCCGGCATCGCGATCGCGCCCGCCTACGTGCTGCGGTCTCCGGAGTTCCGCTACGCCGAGCGGGCCCAGGACGCGGCGCGGGAGCGGAGCCGGTTGGACAAGGCCCTGCACGGCGCGCGGCAGCAGCTCTCCGCGATGGTGCAGCGCACCGTGGGCAACGAGGTCGCTCAAATCATGTCCATCCACCTGGAGATGCTGGAGGACCCGGCCCTGCGAGATCCGGCGCTGGAGTCCATTGGAGAAGGCGCGTCGGCGGAGGCCGGCTGGTGGCGGGCCATCGACACGGCGGCGCGCGCCCAGGAGTCACTGGCGGATCGCCTGCTGGCCGAGCGCGCCGCGGACCTGCGCGACGTGGGCCGACGCGTGCTCGGACTGTTGTGCGGCGTGGAGCTGCCCACGCCCCCCGAGCACCCCTACATCCTCGTGGCCGAGGACGTGGGGCCCTCGGACGTGGCCCGGCTGGACACCGCCCAGGTGCGTGGCCTCGTCACCGCGCGGGGCGGAGCCACCTCGCACAGCGCCATCCTCGCCCGGGCGCTCGGCATCGCCGCCGTGGCGGGCGCGGGCGAGGCAGTGCTGGCACTCGTGTCCGGCGTGGAGCTGATCGTCGACGGAGAGCTGGGCCGGGTGGTCGCCGCGCCGAGCCCCACGCGCCGCGAGCGCACCGAGCGGCGCATCCAGGAGCAGGAGACGCGGCGGCAGGCGGCCCACGCGCGACGCCACGAGGAGGCGCGCACGCAGGACGGGCACCGCGTGGAGGTGGCCGCCAACCTGGGCAGCACCGCGCACGCCGCGGATGCCGTGGAGCGTGGCGCCGAGGGCGTGGGCCTGTTGCGCACCGAGTTCGTCTTCATGGCGCACCCCCAGGAGCCCGACCTGGCGACGCAGATCGCCGAGTACAGCAAGGCCTTCGACGCGCTCGCGGGCCGGCCGCTCGTGGCGCGCACGCTCGACGTGGGCGGCGACAAGCCCCTGCCCTACTGGCCCATGCCCCAGGAGGACAATCCGTTCCTCGGCCTGCGCGGCATCCGCCTGACGCTCACGCGGCCCGAGGTGCTGGAAACCCAGCTCCGCGCCCTGCTCACCGCGGCGGGGACGCGCCCGGTGCGCATCATGTTCCCCATGGTGAAGGACCTCGAGGAGTTCCGCGCGGGCAAGGCCCTCTTCGACAAGGTGCAGGCCCAGGTGCGGGCCGCGGACGTGCAGCTCGGCGTGATGATCGAGGTGCCCTCGTGCGCGCTGCTCGCCCCGACGCTCGCGAAGGAAGCCGACTTCTTCTCCATCGGCACCAATGATCTCACCCAGTACACGCTCGCCATCGACCGCGGCCACCCGCGACTGTCCGCGCAGTCCGACGCGCTCCACCCCGGCGTGCTCCAGCTCATCCGCATGACGGTCGAGGCCGCCCATGCCGAGGGCCGCTGGGTGGGCGTGTGCGGCGAGCTCGGCTCGGATCCCCAGGCCATCCCCGTGCTGGTGGGCCTGGGCGTGGACGAGCTGTCCGTGAGCAGCCGCCGCGTGCCCCTCGTGAAGGCCCGCGTCCGTGAATTGACCCTGTCCCGAGCGCGCGAACTGGCGCGGCTCGCCCTCCAACAACCCACCGCCGCGGCCGTCCGCGAAGCCCTGGAGAACGCGTGA